From a region of the Streptomyces caniferus genome:
- a CDS encoding DUF1152 domain-containing protein: protein MLDAALYGGETPAVVLTYAWDRLLVDPIPGPRGPANFTGLRPLTRSVQAVPADATPIAPAGSTLPRLAAELPQTFALIDPHHGAEGMVRQLEELVQHLEPDSIDLLDVGGDILAQGDEPTLRSPLADALTLAACCELNYPVRLLVAGPGLDGELPADALSSRMGPVALTLTAEHVQPVSSVLEWHPSEATAMLAAAARGARGLCEVRDAGLPVPLTDEGPVVHEVDLDETLNHNQLARAILATENLHEVEQHSREICGFSEIDYERNKASWLGSQPAQKLDPKAVLRQLDEFQTGAQGRGITHTTFRRLTEAFGLSGSQRQELRELLLNGRPEQYQAPLWHIPSEA, encoded by the coding sequence ATGCTGGATGCAGCCCTCTACGGCGGCGAGACTCCGGCGGTGGTCCTCACCTACGCGTGGGACCGTCTTTTGGTCGACCCCATCCCGGGCCCAAGAGGGCCTGCCAACTTCACCGGCCTCCGCCCCCTCACCCGAAGCGTCCAGGCCGTTCCCGCCGACGCAACACCGATTGCTCCCGCGGGCTCCACGCTTCCCAGGCTTGCCGCAGAGCTCCCGCAGACCTTCGCGCTCATCGATCCGCATCACGGCGCCGAGGGCATGGTCCGCCAACTCGAAGAGCTGGTACAGCACTTGGAACCGGACTCCATCGACCTCCTGGATGTGGGCGGCGACATCCTCGCCCAGGGCGACGAGCCCACACTCCGCAGCCCCCTCGCAGACGCACTCACCCTCGCGGCGTGTTGCGAGCTCAACTACCCCGTACGGCTCCTGGTCGCCGGCCCCGGTCTGGACGGCGAGCTCCCCGCTGACGCCCTAAGCAGTCGCATGGGCCCAGTTGCCCTGACACTCACCGCCGAGCACGTCCAACCAGTCAGCTCGGTGCTGGAGTGGCACCCCTCCGAGGCAACGGCGATGCTGGCAGCGGCAGCACGAGGAGCCCGCGGCTTGTGCGAAGTGAGAGACGCCGGCCTACCTGTCCCGCTCACCGACGAGGGACCGGTAGTGCACGAGGTCGACCTGGACGAAACCCTCAACCACAACCAGCTCGCCCGAGCCATCCTCGCGACGGAGAACCTGCACGAGGTCGAGCAGCACAGCCGCGAGATCTGCGGATTCTCTGAGATCGACTACGAGCGCAACAAGGCCAGTTGGCTGGGCAGCCAGCCCGCTCAGAAGCTCGACCCCAAGGCCGTACTCCGCCAGCTCGACGAGTTCCAGACCGGTGCACAGGGCAGAGGAATCACGCACACAACGTTCCGCCGGCTCACCGAAGCCTTCGGACTCAGCGGCAGCCAGCGCCAAGAACTCAGAGAACTACTGCTCAACGGCCGCCCGGAGCAGTACCAGGCCCCACTCTGGCACATCCCATCCGAGGCTTGA
- a CDS encoding GntR family transcriptional regulator gives MPKIEETQPKYLQIAHHIRDQILRGDLRPGDEVPSERQLAADWNVSRPTAARSLEALRHQGLVEKRQGSGTYVRGLAVNRRARELYGRARQTGKIYTPGEYAVITSAGWLEAPEYVTESLNLAAGARAVHRRRVTKNDSGPITLSTSWFGPDVGERAPKLRDPDRIREGTLMYVENMTGRQGSYAEDRMCARLATEDEASDLELEPGSAVLIVHHVVYDLQDHPLEFAEATYPPSRWAFEQGYPIG, from the coding sequence ATGCCGAAGATCGAGGAGACCCAGCCCAAGTACCTTCAGATCGCGCACCACATTCGCGATCAGATCCTGCGGGGCGACTTGCGGCCTGGTGACGAAGTGCCGTCGGAACGTCAACTGGCGGCGGACTGGAACGTGTCGCGCCCGACGGCTGCGCGTTCGCTGGAAGCTCTGCGGCACCAGGGGCTGGTCGAGAAGCGGCAGGGCTCGGGCACGTACGTGCGGGGCCTGGCGGTCAACCGCCGTGCTCGTGAGCTGTACGGGCGGGCCAGGCAGACGGGCAAGATCTACACGCCCGGCGAGTACGCGGTGATCACGTCGGCGGGCTGGCTGGAGGCCCCGGAGTATGTGACGGAGTCGCTGAACTTGGCTGCCGGCGCCCGTGCGGTGCACCGTCGGCGGGTCACGAAGAACGACTCCGGCCCCATCACGCTCTCCACCTCCTGGTTCGGCCCCGATGTGGGCGAGCGCGCGCCGAAGCTCCGGGACCCCGACCGAATCCGGGAGGGCACGCTGATGTACGTCGAGAACATGACCGGGCGTCAAGGCAGCTACGCCGAGGACCGGATGTGCGCTCGCCTCGCGACCGAGGATGAGGCCTCCGATTTGGAACTGGAGCCCGGATCAGCGGTGCTGATCGTCCATCACGTCGTCTATGACCTGCAGGATCACCCCCTGGAGTTCGCCGAAGCGACGTACCCACCCAGCCGTTGGGCCTTCGAGCAGGGTTACCCGATCGGGTAG
- a CDS encoding ATP-binding protein translates to MSDVTGGPEGQGVEPVYIGAMTLYPVPESVARARRWFRKFTDPHGLACSVEDCVVMISELVTNAVLYGEAEESWRVRVEWWRVGEALRVDVHNAGFPAKVRMREAADDESHGRGLRLVDALADSWSARPSRFGGTVVSFTVDEAWKP, encoded by the coding sequence ATGAGCGACGTCACTGGAGGCCCTGAGGGGCAGGGGGTTGAGCCCGTGTACATCGGCGCCATGACCTTGTACCCGGTGCCCGAGTCCGTGGCACGGGCTCGGCGCTGGTTCAGAAAGTTCACAGATCCGCATGGGCTGGCCTGCTCGGTGGAGGACTGTGTGGTGATGATCTCCGAGCTGGTCACCAACGCTGTTCTCTACGGCGAGGCGGAGGAATCCTGGCGGGTGCGCGTGGAGTGGTGGCGTGTCGGTGAAGCGCTGCGGGTGGACGTGCACAACGCCGGATTCCCCGCGAAAGTCCGCATGCGCGAGGCTGCCGACGACGAATCGCACGGACGGGGCCTGCGCCTTGTCGATGCACTGGCGGACTCATGGAGCGCCCGCCCGAGCCGCTTCGGCGGAACAGTCGTCTCGTTCACAGTCGATGAGGCTTGGAAGCCTTGA
- a CDS encoding GntR family transcriptional regulator, whose product MAYEVAAPKYVRLAQTLQGRIEDGTYPAGTLVPSENQLVQAFGMSRPTVVRALELLKRDGWLESRQGYGTIVRGRPEVIEQKDQRGRDALEREESAALGRLVQVGQVPIPPRVASILGVPKRAEVLVRRLLVEDEGEPVELASSYFPADLVDGTDLADSAPLAEGLRAHVESRKRVRFDHVTERVSARLPNKEEAELLALPKGEPVLSVLVVACDVSGQALQVTDVLLPGDRQELEDTYRLG is encoded by the coding sequence ATGGCGTACGAAGTGGCTGCACCAAAGTATGTGCGGCTTGCGCAAACGCTCCAGGGTCGGATCGAAGACGGTACCTACCCGGCCGGCACTCTCGTACCGAGCGAGAATCAGCTGGTCCAAGCCTTCGGCATGTCCCGCCCGACCGTCGTCCGGGCTCTCGAACTCCTCAAGCGGGACGGCTGGCTGGAGTCTCGGCAGGGGTACGGCACGATCGTCCGTGGTCGCCCTGAAGTGATCGAGCAGAAGGACCAGCGGGGGCGCGACGCGCTGGAGCGGGAGGAGTCGGCCGCGCTAGGTCGCCTCGTCCAGGTCGGCCAGGTGCCCATCCCCCCGCGGGTCGCCTCGATTCTCGGCGTGCCCAAGCGGGCCGAGGTGCTCGTCCGGCGGCTGCTGGTCGAGGACGAAGGTGAGCCGGTGGAGCTGGCTTCCTCGTACTTCCCTGCCGACCTGGTCGACGGCACAGACCTTGCTGACTCGGCCCCACTGGCCGAGGGCCTGCGTGCGCACGTCGAGTCTCGTAAGCGCGTGCGCTTCGACCATGTCACCGAGCGTGTCTCCGCTCGCCTGCCGAACAAGGAAGAGGCCGAACTGCTGGCTCTTCCCAAGGGTGAGCCAGTACTCAGCGTGCTGGTCGTCGCCTGCGATGTCTCGGGGCAGGCCCTACAGGTCACGGATGTGCTGCTGCCTGGCGACCGCCAAGAGCTCGAAGACACGTACCGCCTGGGCTGA
- a CDS encoding PP2C family protein-serine/threonine phosphatase: MADERAWLGELLASVESAPPEVAVAVLAQLLARKLAATEVSFLITDLGGKAVVRLTGTATEGGPEQPQRIDLRGSVYERVVRSQQVQVHVASGERAGEGGPGPSQIIAPVSDRGDAIGLLELTLPVLPDRQTMQLIVEAAHALAYVVIVNRRFTDLYEWGRRTTRLSLAAEIQHRLLPDSFTCDTGRFIVAGALEPAADIGGDTFDYTLDRHALHLSLTDAMGHDVQAALLATMVVGALRNARRVGGTLLDQAQGAHQAVADYADRAHRAFADQSDQVREAVIRHGGQVMATGQLLRVSLDTGQTTFVNAGHIWPLRLREGQVEEVAPLVDLPFGVTPNPGYRVQSLDLREGDRLVLLTDGMLESHVTETGLHDLIRETGEWHPRDAVRALTEAVLEFSNHDPRDDATVLCLDWPMPNAAYIGPRAGSERTMPS, encoded by the coding sequence GTGGCTGATGAACGGGCATGGCTGGGCGAGTTGTTGGCGTCAGTGGAGTCGGCACCCCCGGAGGTGGCCGTCGCCGTCCTGGCCCAACTGCTGGCGAGGAAGCTTGCCGCGACCGAGGTGTCCTTTCTGATCACAGACCTCGGCGGCAAGGCGGTCGTACGGCTGACCGGGACCGCGACGGAGGGTGGTCCGGAGCAGCCGCAGCGGATCGACTTGCGCGGCTCGGTCTACGAGCGGGTGGTCCGCTCCCAGCAAGTGCAAGTGCACGTGGCGAGTGGCGAGCGGGCGGGAGAGGGGGGACCGGGCCCCTCCCAGATCATTGCGCCGGTGTCCGACCGCGGGGATGCGATCGGTCTGCTGGAGCTGACCTTGCCCGTCCTCCCTGATCGCCAGACGATGCAACTCATCGTCGAGGCCGCCCATGCGCTGGCCTACGTGGTGATCGTCAACCGGCGCTTCACCGATCTGTACGAATGGGGCCGGCGCACCACACGGCTGTCGCTGGCCGCCGAGATCCAGCACCGCCTACTCCCTGACTCCTTCACCTGTGACACCGGCCGGTTCATCGTCGCGGGAGCACTGGAGCCGGCTGCCGACATCGGTGGGGACACCTTCGACTACACGCTCGACCGTCACGCCCTGCACCTGTCCCTCACCGACGCCATGGGGCACGACGTACAGGCAGCGCTGCTGGCGACCATGGTCGTAGGAGCCCTGCGCAACGCTCGCCGGGTGGGCGGCACCCTCCTCGATCAGGCCCAGGGCGCCCACCAGGCCGTCGCGGACTACGCAGACCGAGCACATCGGGCGTTCGCCGACCAATCGGACCAGGTGCGTGAGGCCGTCATTCGGCACGGCGGCCAAGTCATGGCCACCGGCCAACTGCTGCGTGTCAGTCTCGACACCGGCCAGACCACCTTCGTCAACGCCGGCCACATCTGGCCGTTGCGCCTGCGCGAAGGGCAGGTCGAGGAGGTCGCTCCCCTGGTCGATCTGCCCTTCGGCGTTACCCCGAACCCGGGTTACCGCGTCCAGAGCCTCGACCTGCGTGAGGGTGACCGGCTGGTTCTGCTCACCGATGGAATGCTGGAGTCCCACGTGACCGAAACGGGCCTGCACGACCTGATCCGGGAGACCGGCGAGTGGCACCCACGCGACGCTGTACGTGCCTTGACTGAAGCCGTTCTGGAGTTCTCGAACCACGACCCACGCGACGATGCCACCGTTCTGTGCCTGGACTGGCCCATGCCGAACGCCGCCTACATCGGCCCCAGGGCCGGAAGCGAGCGGACCATGCCATCCTGA
- a CDS encoding SCO3933 family regulatory protein, with protein MRVIRVETSSATILMTEAPEPKVKDRQTGEIAKDAVSGEALMKIGVVYIDEGESSLIAVTVPESGVTDGLVVGAPVSLPGLIARPWGSVFNGQARHGIAYRAAAIAPGAYPAGQES; from the coding sequence GTGCGTGTAATCCGAGTCGAGACCTCGTCCGCCACGATCCTGATGACCGAGGCCCCGGAGCCGAAGGTCAAGGACCGTCAGACGGGCGAGATCGCGAAGGATGCCGTAAGCGGCGAAGCGCTGATGAAGATCGGCGTGGTCTACATCGACGAGGGAGAGTCGTCGCTGATCGCGGTGACCGTCCCGGAGAGCGGGGTTACCGACGGCCTGGTCGTCGGTGCACCCGTCTCCCTGCCGGGTCTCATCGCCCGGCCCTGGGGGAGCGTCTTCAACGGCCAGGCCCGTCACGGCATCGCCTACCGGGCGGCTGCCATCGCTCCCGGCGCCTACCCGGCCGGGCAGGAGAGCTGA
- a CDS encoding FtsK/SpoIIIE domain-containing protein yields MPDVMTLMELGGPLAAIGGAAYARKAHPTAYWSTVGLPLSVVRLLASYVSTMDACGLTVEPSRLRALAVRATTRREVRPVPPRRGIPRPTSTGLRVRIRLAPGQEPADVAASSERLRDAWGVHAVHVVSLKPGVVELRLVGFDVLRKVKMPRQARSELLAVPVALREDATAFVRDYRTAPHQLVLGATLSGKSMFLRNLLTGLAAQPVALVGIDCKRGVELSPFAPRLSALATEPDEAAKLLPVLVREMEDRYDLIKTRQGIAPNTPDEEITSDVWSLPEGERPHPIVVFVDEVAELFLVATRKDEERRDEMVTQLIRLAQLGRAAGIYLEICGQRFGAELGKGATMLRAQLTGRVCHRVNDEASAKMALGDIAPEAVGVASTIPAEMPGLAVAGDSSGGWIRVRTPYLSLADAAATCRETAELVPDVPALERAASRAPARPRPRNART; encoded by the coding sequence GTGCCCGACGTCATGACGCTCATGGAGCTGGGCGGGCCGCTCGCTGCAATAGGTGGAGCGGCCTACGCCCGGAAGGCCCATCCGACGGCCTACTGGTCAACCGTGGGGCTTCCGCTGTCGGTTGTCCGGCTGTTGGCCTCGTACGTCTCGACCATGGACGCCTGCGGTCTGACCGTCGAACCGTCCCGGCTGCGGGCCCTGGCCGTGCGAGCGACCACGCGTCGGGAGGTTCGTCCGGTGCCCCCGAGGCGGGGCATTCCTCGTCCCACCTCGACGGGGCTGCGTGTCCGGATCCGGCTCGCTCCTGGCCAGGAGCCGGCGGACGTGGCGGCTTCTTCCGAGAGGCTGCGGGATGCCTGGGGCGTTCACGCCGTGCATGTCGTGAGCCTCAAACCGGGCGTCGTCGAACTGCGGTTGGTCGGCTTCGATGTGCTGCGCAAGGTGAAGATGCCCCGCCAGGCCAGGAGTGAGCTGCTGGCGGTGCCGGTGGCGCTCCGGGAGGACGCAACCGCGTTTGTCCGCGACTACCGGACAGCCCCTCACCAACTGGTGCTCGGGGCGACCCTGTCGGGCAAGTCGATGTTCTTGCGCAACCTGCTCACCGGGCTGGCCGCTCAGCCGGTGGCTCTGGTCGGGATCGACTGCAAGCGCGGTGTGGAGCTGTCGCCGTTCGCCCCTCGGCTGTCTGCCCTGGCAACGGAGCCGGATGAGGCCGCGAAGCTGTTGCCCGTCCTGGTGAGGGAGATGGAGGACCGATACGACCTGATCAAGACTCGTCAGGGCATCGCGCCGAATACGCCGGATGAAGAGATCACCTCGGACGTCTGGAGCCTGCCGGAGGGCGAGCGACCCCACCCGATCGTGGTGTTCGTGGACGAGGTCGCCGAGCTGTTCCTCGTAGCCACCAGAAAGGACGAGGAGCGGCGCGACGAAATGGTGACCCAGTTGATCCGGCTCGCCCAGCTCGGCCGAGCCGCCGGTATCTACCTGGAGATCTGCGGACAGCGCTTCGGCGCCGAGCTGGGCAAGGGCGCCACCATGCTTCGTGCCCAGCTCACCGGACGCGTCTGCCACCGGGTCAACGACGAAGCCTCGGCAAAGATGGCGCTCGGCGATATCGCACCCGAAGCGGTCGGTGTCGCGTCGACCATCCCCGCTGAGATGCCGGGCCTCGCTGTGGCCGGCGATTCCTCCGGCGGTTGGATCCGCGTTCGTACTCCCTATCTCTCGCTCGCTGATGCCGCGGCCACCTGCCGTGAGACCGCCGAACTCGTACCCGACGTACCGGCGCTGGAGCGTGCCGCATCAAGGGCGCCGGCGCGCCCAAGACCGCGGAACGCCCGTACCTGA
- a CDS encoding tyrosine-type recombinase/integrase: MPEVYRIADAMPPHFHVLVLLAAFTGLRFGELAALQRHDVDLERRTISVRRSQAETRTQGLTITAPKSGAGIRTVAFPASLVDELAAHLSQHVEPGRSGLVFVGQRGGRLRRNNIRRVWLQALRAAGLSDVHFHDLRRTGNTLAATGGATTCELMHRMGHSSVRAALIYQHLVNGCDQAIADHVDEQIQRSRRDRGGSDGLSGT, from the coding sequence GTGCCGGAGGTCTATCGAATCGCCGATGCCATGCCGCCGCACTTTCACGTCCTGGTGCTCCTCGCCGCGTTCACCGGGCTGCGCTTCGGCGAGCTGGCAGCATTGCAGCGTCATGACGTCGACCTGGAGCGGCGCACGATCTCGGTCCGCCGGTCACAGGCCGAGACCCGCACCCAGGGCCTGACGATCACGGCCCCGAAGAGCGGCGCCGGCATTCGTACCGTGGCGTTCCCCGCCTCGCTGGTCGACGAGCTGGCGGCCCACCTCAGCCAACATGTCGAGCCGGGGCGGTCCGGCTTGGTCTTCGTCGGGCAGCGGGGCGGCCGGTTACGGCGGAACAACATCAGAAGGGTCTGGCTCCAGGCGCTTCGTGCCGCTGGCCTGTCGGACGTTCACTTCCACGACCTTCGCCGTACCGGGAACACTCTGGCTGCGACCGGCGGCGCCACGACCTGCGAGCTGATGCACCGAATGGGCCACTCGTCGGTACGGGCGGCGCTGATCTACCAGCATCTGGTCAACGGCTGTGATCAAGCGATCGCCGATCACGTCGACGAGCAGATCCAGCGGTCGAGGCGAGACCGGGGCGGCTCGGACGGGCTATCTGGCACGTGA
- a CDS encoding DUF4383 domain-containing protein: MATGATGQTLHGPSNPFHRTKTHHTRLDEHLPVDHRLSKIYRIGAGLMGLVLIAFGVLGLAHHIGFFDTGGDTVAGLNTNGSLSVLSIVVGAILVAGMVIGGNVASTLNIVFGGLFLLSGFVNLALLQTDANFLAFQLQNVLFSFVVGLMLLVFGMYGRVSGGLTHDNPYWRARHPEEAEQFDRGQLRPVSGMTAARQSARVRMQGASHAGRGSIGAGTSGSRSRTGTGLGAGTGSGARTDTRTGGKKP, from the coding sequence ATGGCTACTGGGGCTACTGGCCAGACCCTGCACGGGCCCTCGAACCCATTTCACCGGACGAAGACGCACCACACCCGGCTCGATGAGCATCTGCCCGTGGACCACCGGCTCAGCAAGATCTACCGCATCGGCGCGGGGCTGATGGGCTTGGTGCTGATCGCCTTCGGCGTCCTCGGACTGGCCCACCACATCGGCTTCTTCGACACCGGCGGCGACACCGTTGCCGGGCTGAACACCAACGGTTCCCTGAGCGTCCTCTCGATCGTCGTCGGCGCGATCCTCGTCGCCGGGATGGTGATCGGCGGGAACGTCGCCTCGACCCTCAACATCGTGTTCGGCGGCCTCTTCCTCCTGAGCGGCTTCGTGAACCTGGCACTGCTGCAGACCGACGCGAACTTCCTCGCCTTCCAGCTCCAGAATGTCCTCTTCAGCTTCGTGGTCGGACTGATGCTGCTGGTCTTCGGGATGTACGGGAGGGTCAGCGGCGGCCTCACGCACGACAATCCGTATTGGCGCGCCCGCCACCCGGAGGAAGCGGAACAGTTCGACCGTGGACAGCTGCGTCCCGTCTCGGGCATGACGGCCGCACGGCAGTCGGCGCGGGTCAGGATGCAAGGTGCCTCGCATGCGGGCCGCGGGTCGATCGGCGCCGGCACCAGCGGGAGCAGGTCCCGCACGGGTACGGGCCTCGGCGCGGGTACCGGCTCCGGCGCCCGTACGGACACCCGGACCGGCGGCAAGAAGCCCTGA
- a CDS encoding FadR/GntR family transcriptional regulator has product MSRSGHDASSTGHGLHHAAVEALAERILKGTYGEGDSLVMTEVQAELDVTQTVLREAIKVLTTKGLLDTDERRGTFVRPREDWNLLDSDVLRWKLAAGVSSDFFADVLELRRSIEPAAAALAAERRTDDDLVALDAALATMGATARDPVLLVRADASFHTAMLLASNNRFYAQMRRVIVPVLVQRDRDVLAADGASEHPHAAHAAVVEAVRNRDVDGAYVAMLELLDLSAREHP; this is encoded by the coding sequence ATGAGCCGTTCGGGGCACGACGCCTCCTCCACGGGGCACGGTCTTCACCATGCGGCGGTCGAAGCGCTCGCCGAGCGGATCCTCAAGGGCACGTACGGTGAGGGCGACAGCCTCGTCATGACGGAGGTGCAGGCGGAGCTGGACGTGACCCAGACCGTGCTGCGCGAGGCGATCAAGGTGCTGACCACGAAAGGTCTCCTCGACACCGACGAGAGGCGTGGCACGTTCGTCCGCCCCCGGGAGGACTGGAACCTGCTGGATTCGGACGTGCTGCGCTGGAAGCTCGCGGCCGGCGTCTCGTCCGACTTCTTCGCCGATGTGCTCGAACTGCGCCGGTCCATCGAGCCCGCGGCGGCCGCGCTCGCCGCGGAGCGCCGTACCGACGACGACCTGGTGGCACTGGACGCCGCGCTCGCCACGATGGGCGCGACCGCACGCGATCCGGTACTGCTCGTGCGCGCCGATGCGTCGTTCCACACGGCGATGCTGCTCGCGTCGAACAATCGCTTCTACGCGCAGATGCGCCGGGTGATCGTGCCGGTGCTCGTCCAGCGCGACCGGGACGTGTTGGCGGCGGACGGCGCGTCCGAGCATCCGCATGCGGCCCATGCCGCGGTGGTCGAGGCCGTACGGAACCGGGACGTGGACGGGGCCTATGTGGCGATGCTCGAACTGCTCGATCTGTCGGCGCGGGAGCATCCGTAG
- the dgoD gene encoding galactonate dehydratase produces MASARAGRTPRTGRAPPPRAARAVPPHSGRTDRPMKISRIETFLAPPRWMFVRVETDEGVVGWGEPVVEGRAEPVRAAVEVLSEYLLGQDPARIEDHWQVMTKGGFYRGGPVLSSAVAGLDQALWDIKGKRHGLPVHQLLGGPVREQIRAYAWVGGDEPHAVRDAVTAQVEAGFTAVKMNGCGRMTPVATRAEVRECLLRAETAREVLGDERDFGLDFHGRVSPANARRLLPLLADYAPMFVEEPVLSDYLQALPDLVNASNIPLALGERLFTRREFLAPLQAGVAILQPDISHAGGISELRRIAALAEVYGAQLAPHCPLGPVALAASLQVAFTTPNFLIQEQSIGIHYNQGAELLDYVVDPEPFRFHGGSLLRTDRPGLGVEVDEAAVRAADERGHAWRNPVWRHEDGAFAEW; encoded by the coding sequence ATCGCATCGGCCCGCGCGGGCAGAACACCGCGCACGGGCCGGGCGCCACCACCACGCGCCGCACGGGCCGTCCCCCCGCACTCCGGAAGAACGGACCGGCCCATGAAGATCAGCCGCATCGAGACGTTCCTCGCCCCGCCGCGCTGGATGTTCGTACGGGTGGAGACCGATGAGGGCGTCGTCGGCTGGGGCGAGCCGGTGGTGGAGGGGCGGGCCGAGCCGGTGCGGGCGGCGGTGGAGGTGCTGTCGGAGTACCTTCTGGGCCAGGATCCGGCGCGTATCGAGGACCACTGGCAGGTCATGACCAAAGGCGGGTTCTACCGCGGCGGGCCCGTCCTGTCGTCCGCCGTCGCCGGCCTGGACCAGGCGTTGTGGGACATCAAGGGGAAGCGGCACGGCCTCCCCGTCCACCAGCTGCTGGGCGGACCGGTCCGCGAGCAGATCCGCGCATACGCCTGGGTCGGCGGCGACGAGCCGCATGCCGTCCGCGACGCGGTCACCGCGCAGGTGGAGGCGGGTTTCACCGCCGTCAAGATGAACGGCTGCGGCCGGATGACGCCGGTGGCGACCCGCGCCGAGGTACGGGAATGCCTGCTGCGCGCCGAGACCGCGCGTGAAGTACTCGGCGACGAACGGGACTTCGGCCTCGACTTCCACGGCCGGGTCTCGCCCGCCAACGCCCGCAGGCTCCTCCCCCTGCTGGCCGATTACGCACCGATGTTCGTCGAGGAGCCGGTGCTCAGCGACTACCTGCAAGCCCTCCCCGACCTCGTCAACGCCTCCAACATCCCCCTCGCACTCGGTGAACGTCTCTTCACCCGAAGAGAGTTCCTGGCTCCGCTCCAGGCCGGCGTCGCGATCCTCCAGCCCGATATCTCGCATGCGGGCGGCATCTCCGAGCTGCGCCGGATCGCCGCGCTCGCGGAGGTGTACGGGGCCCAGCTCGCCCCGCACTGCCCGCTCGGTCCGGTCGCGCTCGCCGCCAGCCTCCAAGTCGCCTTCACCACCCCGAATTTCCTCATCCAGGAGCAGTCCATCGGGATCCACTACAACCAGGGCGCCGAGCTGCTGGACTACGTGGTGGACCCGGAGCCGTTCCGCTTCCACGGCGGGTCGCTGCTGCGGACCGACCGGCCCGGGCTCGGCGTGGAGGTGGACGAGGCCGCGGTGCGGGCGGCGGACGAGCGCGGTCACGCCTGGCGGAACCCCGTGTGGCGCCATGAGGACGGGGCGTTCGCCGAGTGGTGA
- a CDS encoding bifunctional 4-hydroxy-2-oxoglutarate aldolase/2-dehydro-3-deoxy-phosphogluconate aldolase, whose translation MDLSTALRAERLVAIVRGRDAEASFRTVMALAEAGLPLIEISLSGKDALTVIRRARAELGDAAWLGAGTILTAADARRAAEAGANLIVTPGLGAGLEESVRQGLPTLAGVMTPSEVIAADALGVSALKLFPASVGGPAYLRALRAPFPELPFVPVGGVDAAAAEAYFAAGAVAVGVGSPLVGDAADGGDLDGLRKRAAEFRAVCAR comes from the coding sequence ATGGACCTCAGCACAGCACTCCGGGCCGAGCGGCTGGTCGCCATCGTCCGGGGCAGAGATGCGGAGGCGTCCTTCCGTACGGTCATGGCGCTGGCGGAAGCAGGCCTTCCGCTGATCGAGATCTCGCTCAGCGGAAAGGACGCCCTCACCGTGATCCGACGGGCGCGCGCCGAGCTCGGCGACGCGGCCTGGCTCGGTGCCGGCACCATCCTGACCGCGGCCGACGCCCGGCGCGCCGCCGAGGCCGGGGCGAATCTCATCGTCACGCCCGGTCTGGGAGCCGGCCTGGAGGAGTCCGTACGCCAGGGGCTGCCGACGCTCGCCGGGGTGATGACGCCGTCCGAGGTGATCGCGGCCGACGCGCTGGGCGTCTCGGCCCTGAAGTTGTTCCCGGCGTCGGTCGGCGGGCCCGCGTATCTGCGGGCGTTGCGCGCCCCCTTCCCCGAGCTGCCGTTCGTGCCGGTCGGTGGCGTGGACGCAGCCGCCGCGGAGGCGTACTTCGCCGCCGGCGCGGTGGCGGTGGGCGTCGGCTCGCCGCTGGTCGGGGACGCGGCGGACGGCGGCGATCTGGACGGGCTGCGCAAGCGCGCGGCGGAGTTCAGGGCGGTGTGCGCACGATGA